The Cherax quadricarinatus isolate ZL_2023a chromosome 48, ASM3850222v1, whole genome shotgun sequence genome includes a region encoding these proteins:
- the LOC128696006 gene encoding uncharacterized protein, translated as MQKQEQLQLQLKEQELQQQQQQQETKQELQQQLEQQQHHKMTQQLQKHQHQLEQYHQQQQQLEQQLHQQHPQVIAVQQSHAGQQTSAAKEGGIIQRLFKENACGCAGYPVVSLGVFGSAALCLGIILCAVDSNMLAIGLIFAAAGAVMIVFCCRMCDVPDQDYNTLHSDQPKRLVSSGDVRLQFHNETSSSGCRSSTGSQMVNYPALTEDEGVGVSEQSKGGYLDSSGQCPEPPRQYLDSSGQYQESLKKQLNGIKITSEEETLNYQERNGRMTSGNSASLDNTNPSYPLPPGGSSPSYSVPLGGLPTNYSIQVAGTPPTYSMLPGGLPMSYCYSLPPGGPTTCYSLPPGGPILNYSSSPGEANFPMSPNGAISGFPIPLGRSIPDYLRPSGDSIDSYIPSAPNQISSDIPPPYTVTPFK; from the exons TGCAAAagcaagagcagctgcagctgcaACTCAAGGAGCAAgaactccagcagcagcagcagcagcaggaaaccaAACAGGAGCTGCAGCAGCAacttgagcagcagcagcatcacaaaaTGACACAGCAGCTGCAGAAGCACCAGCATCAACTCGAGCAgtatcaccaacagcagcagcagcttgagcAGCAGCTGCATCAACAGCACCCACAAGTAATTGCTGTTCAGCAGTCTCATGCTGGTCAGCAGACCAGCGCTGCGAAGGAGGGAGGCATCATACAGAGATTATTTAAG GAGAATGCGTGCGGATGTGCTGGTTATCCTGTAGTCTCCCTTGGGGTGTTCGGCTCAGCAGCTCTCTGTCTGGGCATCATATTATGTGCCGTGGACAGCAATATGCTCGCTATTGGCCTCATCTTCGCAGCTGCTGGAG CTGTAATGATCGTATTCTGCTGCCGGATGTGTGATGTGCCTGACCAGGACTACAACACCCTACACTCTGACCAACCGAAGCGTTTAGTCTCTTCTGGCGATGTCAGACTTCAGTTTCACAATGAGACATCTTCCAGCGGCTGCCGTTCGTCAACCggatctcagatggtgaattaTCCGGCACTTACTGAAGATGAAGGTGTTGGCGTCTCGGAACAGTCTAAAGGAGGATACCTGGATTCATCAGGACAGTGTCCGGAGCCGCCAAGACAATATCTAGATTCGTCAGGACAAtatcaagagtcactgaaaaaACAACTTAATGGCATCAAGATAACTTCTGAAGAAGAGACTCTAAACTACCAAGAACGAAACGGAAGAATGACTTCTGGGAATTCAGCGTCGCTTGACAATACAAATCCTAGCTATCCGCTACCCCCTGGAGGATCGTCTCCAAGCTACTCGGTACCACTGGGAGGTTTGCCCACAAATTATTCAATACAAGTTGCAGGAACGCCTCCTACCTACTCGATGCTCCCTGGAGGACTACCTATGAGCTACTGCTATTCACTACCACCAGGTGGGCCGACGACTTGTTACTCTCTGCCCCCTGGAGGACCGATATTAAACTACTCTTCATCACCCGGAGAGGCTAACTTCCCGATGTCACCTAATGGAGCGATATCTGGCTTCCCAATACCACTGGGGAGATCGATTCCTGACTATTTAAGACCGTCTGGAGATTCCATAGACAGCTATATACCCTCTGCTCCAAATCAGATCTCAAGCGATATTCCTCCTCCATATACAGTAACCCCATTTAAGTAG